A region from the Altererythrobacter sp. H2 genome encodes:
- a CDS encoding SDR family oxidoreductase, which yields MKIGSELAAVVTGGASGLGQETARALAAAGCKVAIFDINDEAGEATAQEIGGSFHHVDIMSEESVEAGFAAARAAHGQERLTVHCAMASRRGKTVGWDKASGGYKRLSTEDYAFGAEGVLVASYRVASISALGMANSDPVTDDGERGAIVLTASVAAQDGQIGQVIYGSCKAGVNGLVLPMARDLMDLGIRVNSIMPGIFATPLMLGMKDRNPPMWEQLNASVPFPKRLGHPEEFASLVLEIARNGYINGHQFRLDGAIRMPPK from the coding sequence ATGAAGATCGGATCAGAGCTTGCCGCCGTCGTCACCGGCGGGGCTTCCGGCCTGGGCCAAGAGACTGCGCGGGCGCTGGCCGCCGCCGGGTGCAAGGTGGCCATCTTCGATATCAACGACGAGGCAGGCGAAGCCACGGCGCAGGAGATCGGCGGCAGCTTTCACCATGTCGACATCATGAGCGAGGAATCGGTCGAGGCCGGGTTCGCCGCCGCCCGCGCCGCCCACGGGCAGGAACGCCTGACCGTGCACTGTGCCATGGCCAGCCGCCGGGGCAAGACCGTGGGCTGGGACAAGGCCAGCGGCGGTTACAAGCGGCTCTCGACTGAAGACTATGCCTTCGGCGCGGAAGGCGTGCTGGTCGCCAGTTACCGCGTTGCCTCGATCTCGGCGCTCGGCATGGCCAACAGCGATCCGGTGACCGATGACGGCGAGCGCGGCGCGATTGTCCTCACCGCCAGCGTCGCGGCGCAGGACGGGCAGATCGGCCAGGTCATCTACGGCAGCTGCAAGGCCGGGGTGAATGGCCTGGTCCTGCCGATGGCGCGCGACCTGATGGACTTGGGCATCCGGGTCAATTCGATCATGCCCGGCATCTTCGCCACCCCGCTGATGCTGGGGATGAAGGATCGCAACCCGCCGATGTGGGAACAACTGAACGCCAGCGTGCCTTTCCCCAAGCGGCTCGGCCACCCGGAGGAATTCGCTTCGCTGGTGCTGGAGATTGCCCGCAACGGCTATATCAACGGCCACCAGTTCCGGCTGGATGGCGCCATAAGAATGCCGCCGAAATGA
- a CDS encoding NAD(P)-dependent alcohol dehydrogenase yields MATSTNEYPAKGYAATSPDSGLAPFSFTRRGLRHDDVLIDISHCGICHSDLHSARNDWGRSTYPVVPGHEIVGTVAAVGEGVTRHQIGDRVAIGCMVDSCMECRHCDADLEQYCQNGGMTGTYNGTDRRDGSPTYGGYSDRIVCREEFVLKVPAGLPMAEAAPLLCAGITTYSPLRTWKVGPGSKVAVAGLGGLGHMGVKLAAAMGAEVTVLSRSESKRADAEKLGAHAFLNTTDRVAMKAKTGYFDLVLNTIPVRHDVTPYLHLLRIDGVQVLVGVIDMLPEMHSGLLLGRKVLTGSGIGGLAQTQEMLDFCAEHGVLPEIETIPIQDVNHAYDRMEASDVKYRFVIDMASLG; encoded by the coding sequence ATGGCTACTTCCACCAACGAATATCCCGCCAAAGGCTATGCCGCGACCTCGCCGGACAGCGGCCTCGCTCCGTTCAGCTTCACCCGCCGGGGCCTGCGTCACGACGACGTGCTGATCGACATCAGCCACTGCGGCATTTGCCATTCGGACCTGCACTCGGCCCGCAACGACTGGGGCCGTTCGACCTATCCGGTTGTTCCCGGCCACGAGATCGTCGGCACGGTGGCGGCCGTGGGCGAAGGCGTCACGCGCCATCAGATAGGCGACCGGGTGGCAATCGGCTGCATGGTCGATTCCTGCATGGAATGCCGCCACTGCGACGCCGATCTGGAGCAATACTGCCAGAACGGCGGGATGACCGGCACCTACAACGGCACTGACCGGCGCGATGGCAGCCCCACCTATGGCGGCTATTCCGACCGGATCGTGTGCCGCGAGGAGTTCGTGCTCAAGGTGCCGGCAGGCCTGCCGATGGCGGAAGCAGCGCCGCTGCTGTGCGCCGGGATCACCACCTATTCACCGCTGCGGACGTGGAAGGTCGGGCCGGGCAGCAAGGTGGCGGTGGCGGGCCTTGGCGGGCTGGGCCACATGGGGGTCAAGCTGGCGGCGGCGATGGGCGCGGAAGTGACCGTGCTGAGCCGCAGCGAAAGCAAGCGCGCCGACGCGGAAAAGCTCGGCGCGCACGCCTTCCTCAACACCACTGACCGCGTGGCGATGAAGGCGAAGACCGGTTATTTCGACCTGGTGCTCAACACCATCCCGGTGCGCCACGACGTGACGCCCTATCTCCACCTGCTGCGGATTGACGGGGTGCAGGTGCTGGTGGGCGTGATCGACATGCTCCCGGAAATGCATTCCGGCCTGCTGCTGGGCCGCAAGGTGCTGACCGGCAGCGGCATCGGCGGGCTCGCCCAAACGCAGGAAATGCTCGATTTCTGCGCCGAGCACGGCGTACTGCCGGAAATCGAGACGATCCCGATCCAGGACGTGAACCACGCCTACGACCGGATGGAAGCGAGCGACGTAAAGTACCGCTTCGTGATCGATATGGCGAGTTTGGGGTGA
- the gatB gene encoding Asp-tRNA(Asn)/Glu-tRNA(Gln) amidotransferase subunit GatB, translating into MSTYRIQGATGEWEVVIGLEVHAQVTSQSKLFSGASTAFGAEPNSQVSLVDAAMPGMLPVPNAECIRQAVRTGMAIEAQINRWSRFDRKNYFYADLPQGYQISQLYHPLVGEGKLLIEADEKAGIPEDKIIGIERIHVEQDAGKLMHDQHPTMSYVDLNRCGVALMEIVSRPDMRSPAEAGAYVRKLRSILRYVGSCDGNMEQGSMRADVNVSVRRPGDEFGTRTETKNVNSVRFVMAVIEQEARRQVDLIEDGGTVVQETRLYDPDRNETRSMRSKEDAHDYRYFPDPDLLPLVLEEDFLADCRASLPELPDAKRKRYVEVLGLTPYNARELTAEVETFARFETLLAETASVLGKGEPEVATQVANWSLSVAPGVMKALGDSADPAHGTAAAQAAILKMQAAGEISGGQAKEIYEIVLTTGRAPEEIAATEGLKQLSDTGAIESVIDEVLAANADKVAEYRGGKDKLFGFFVGQTMKALQGKGNPAVVNDLLKAKLGG; encoded by the coding sequence ATGAGCACTTACCGCATCCAGGGCGCAACCGGCGAATGGGAGGTCGTGATCGGCCTCGAAGTCCACGCGCAGGTTACCAGCCAGTCCAAGCTGTTCTCCGGTGCCAGCACCGCGTTCGGGGCGGAGCCGAACAGCCAGGTCAGCCTGGTCGATGCGGCGATGCCGGGAATGCTGCCGGTGCCCAATGCCGAATGCATCCGCCAGGCGGTCCGCACCGGCATGGCGATCGAGGCCCAGATCAACCGCTGGAGCCGGTTTGACCGCAAGAACTACTTCTACGCCGACCTGCCGCAGGGCTACCAGATCAGCCAGCTCTACCACCCGCTGGTGGGCGAGGGGAAACTGCTGATCGAAGCCGACGAAAAGGCCGGTATCCCCGAAGACAAGATCATCGGGATCGAGCGGATCCATGTGGAGCAGGATGCGGGCAAGCTGATGCATGACCAGCATCCGACCATGTCCTATGTCGACTTGAACCGCTGCGGCGTGGCGCTGATGGAAATCGTCAGCCGCCCCGACATGCGCAGCCCTGCCGAAGCCGGGGCCTACGTGCGCAAGCTGCGCTCCATCCTGCGCTATGTCGGATCGTGCGACGGCAACATGGAGCAGGGTTCGATGCGGGCGGACGTCAACGTCTCGGTCCGCCGCCCGGGTGACGAGTTCGGCACCCGGACGGAGACCAAGAACGTCAACTCGGTCCGCTTCGTCATGGCGGTGATCGAACAGGAAGCGCGCCGCCAGGTCGACCTGATCGAGGATGGCGGCACGGTGGTGCAGGAAACCCGGCTCTACGATCCTGACCGCAACGAGACCCGCTCCATGCGGAGCAAGGAAGACGCGCACGATTATCGCTACTTCCCCGATCCCGACCTGCTGCCGCTGGTGCTGGAGGAGGATTTCCTCGCTGACTGCCGCGCGAGCCTGCCGGAACTGCCCGATGCCAAGCGCAAGCGTTACGTCGAGGTGCTCGGCCTCACCCCCTACAACGCGCGCGAACTGACCGCCGAGGTCGAGACCTTTGCCCGGTTCGAGACCCTGCTGGCCGAAACAGCCTCTGTGCTGGGCAAGGGCGAGCCGGAGGTGGCGACGCAGGTCGCCAACTGGTCGCTCTCGGTCGCGCCCGGAGTGATGAAGGCGCTGGGTGACAGTGCCGACCCGGCCCACGGCACGGCCGCGGCGCAGGCTGCGATCCTGAAGATGCAGGCCGCAGGCGAGATCAGCGGTGGGCAGGCGAAGGAAATCTACGAAATCGTCCTCACCACCGGCCGCGCGCCGGAGGAAATCGCCGCAACCGAGGGGCTCAAGCAGCTCAGCGATACCGGCGCGATCGAAAGCGTGATCGACGAGGTGCTCGCCGCCAACGCCGACAAGGTCGCCGAATACCGCGGCGGCAAGGACAAGCTGTTCGGCTTCTTCGTCGGCCAGACAATGAAGGCGCTCCAGGGCAAGGGCAACCCGGCCGTGGTGAACGACCTGCTGAAGGCGAAGCTGGGCGGGTAG
- the gatA gene encoding Asp-tRNA(Asn)/Glu-tRNA(Gln) amidotransferase subunit GatA, producing the protein MTDLTNLGIKAIRDGVAAGDFTAREVAEAFNAAVAGAAALNAFIVTTPDHALAAADAVDAARAKGEPLGTMAGVPIGMKDLFATRGVQTTAASHILEGFKPEYESTVSRNLWNAGAGMLGKLNLDQFAMGSSNETSYFGNVISPWRKEGSDAGMSPGGSSGGSSAAVAARIAPGATGTDTGGSIRQPAAFAGICGIKPTYGRCSRWGVVAFASSLDQAGPMARDVADCAIMLEAMAGFDPKDATSLDLPVPAWEAGLDADLRGKKVGIPREYRMDGTDAEILDSWERGKQWLRDAGAEIVDISLPHTKYALPAYYIIAPAEASSNLARYDGVRYGLRDLPEGAGLQDMYAATRAAGFGDEVKRRILIGTYVLSAGFYDAYYTQAQKVRALVARDFERAFAECDVILAPTTPTASFPLGSLNEDPLTMYLNDVFAVPASLAGLPAMNVPATINRDGLPLGLQLVGKPMDEQTVLNAGLAIEQRAGFAAKPEKWW; encoded by the coding sequence ATGACTGATCTCACCAATCTCGGCATCAAGGCCATTCGGGACGGCGTGGCCGCGGGTGACTTCACCGCGCGCGAAGTGGCGGAAGCCTTCAACGCCGCCGTCGCCGGAGCGGCTGCGCTCAATGCCTTCATCGTCACCACCCCGGACCATGCGCTGGCTGCCGCCGACGCGGTCGATGCCGCGCGGGCGAAAGGCGAGCCACTGGGCACAATGGCCGGCGTGCCGATCGGGATGAAGGACCTGTTCGCCACCCGGGGCGTGCAGACCACCGCGGCCAGCCATATCCTCGAAGGGTTCAAGCCCGAATACGAAAGCACTGTCAGCCGGAACCTGTGGAACGCTGGCGCGGGCATGCTGGGCAAGCTCAACCTTGACCAGTTCGCGATGGGTTCGTCGAACGAGACGAGCTATTTCGGCAATGTCATCTCGCCCTGGCGCAAGGAAGGCAGCGATGCCGGGATGAGCCCGGGCGGCTCTTCCGGCGGGTCGTCCGCAGCGGTTGCCGCGCGGATTGCGCCCGGGGCCACGGGTACCGACACTGGCGGTTCGATCCGCCAGCCGGCGGCCTTTGCCGGGATCTGCGGGATCAAGCCGACCTATGGCCGCTGCAGCCGCTGGGGCGTGGTCGCCTTCGCCTCCAGCCTTGACCAGGCCGGCCCGATGGCCCGCGACGTGGCCGACTGCGCCATCATGCTGGAAGCCATGGCCGGGTTCGATCCCAAGGATGCGACCAGCCTCGACCTGCCGGTTCCGGCTTGGGAAGCGGGCCTCGATGCGGACTTGCGCGGCAAGAAGGTCGGCATCCCGCGCGAATACCGCATGGACGGGACCGACGCCGAGATCCTCGACAGCTGGGAACGCGGCAAGCAGTGGCTGCGCGATGCGGGGGCAGAGATCGTCGATATCAGCCTGCCGCACACCAAATATGCGCTGCCCGCCTACTACATCATCGCCCCGGCCGAGGCTTCGAGCAACCTGGCCCGCTATGACGGTGTCCGGTATGGCCTGCGCGACCTGCCCGAAGGGGCCGGCCTGCAGGACATGTACGCCGCCACCCGCGCCGCCGGTTTCGGGGACGAGGTCAAGCGCCGCATCCTGATCGGCACGTATGTGCTCAGCGCCGGGTTCTATGACGCTTATTACACCCAGGCGCAGAAGGTGCGGGCACTGGTGGCGCGCGATTTCGAGCGCGCCTTTGCGGAATGCGACGTGATCCTCGCACCGACCACGCCGACCGCCAGCTTCCCGCTCGGCTCGCTCAATGAAGACCCGCTGACGATGTATCTCAACGATGTCTTCGCCGTGCCCGCATCGCTCGCCGGGCTCCCGGCGATGAACGTGCCCGCCACGATCAACCGCGATGGCCTGCCGCTCGGCCTGCAGCTTGTCGGCAAGCCGATGGACGAGCAGACCGTGCTCAACGCCGGCCTCGCGATCGAGCAGCGCGCCGGGTTCGCGGCAAAGCCGGAGAAATGGTGGTAA
- the gatC gene encoding Asp-tRNA(Asn)/Glu-tRNA(Gln) amidotransferase subunit GatC, protein MSVDKATVAKIASLARIRMTDESLERMVPELNGILDWVEQLGEVDTSGVEPMTAVIPNTLRLRADVIDADPLTGGGRRDAVLANAPAAEHGFFGVPKVIE, encoded by the coding sequence ATGTCGGTGGACAAGGCTACCGTGGCGAAGATTGCCTCGCTCGCCCGCATCAGGATGACCGATGAGTCGCTGGAACGCATGGTTCCCGAACTCAACGGTATCCTCGACTGGGTCGAGCAGCTGGGCGAGGTCGACACCAGCGGCGTGGAGCCGATGACCGCTGTCATCCCCAACACCCTGCGCCTGCGCGCCGACGTGATCGATGCCGATCCGCTGACCGGCGGCGGCCGCCGCGATGCGGTGCTGGCCAATGCCCCGGCGGCGGAACATGGCTTTTTCGGCGTGCCCAAGGTGATCGAATAA
- a CDS encoding FKBP-type peptidyl-prolyl cis-trans isomerase, translated as MAEITRVPIQPIAKGSLTKLWLGVAAAIALGAGIAWAAVPAGVTVDTVQAGTGVNPGESDVLFVKYTGKLADGTVFDEWAPPPIPVEGFFPEGSPLFMGNVVPGFREGAMKMQKGGKYVMEIPASKAYGDAPPPGSQVPANADLTFDVELIDFMSEEDFQRRLQALQQVMQMQQERQGGAPGGQPGGAMPPSAQPVPMPQPAPPPQQ; from the coding sequence ATGGCCGAAATCACCCGCGTCCCGATCCAGCCCATCGCCAAGGGCTCCCTGACCAAGCTCTGGCTTGGCGTTGCTGCCGCCATCGCGCTCGGCGCGGGGATTGCCTGGGCCGCGGTTCCGGCAGGCGTCACGGTCGATACGGTCCAGGCCGGGACCGGGGTCAACCCGGGCGAGAGCGACGTCCTGTTCGTCAAGTACACCGGCAAGCTGGCTGACGGCACGGTGTTTGACGAGTGGGCCCCGCCGCCGATCCCGGTCGAGGGCTTCTTCCCTGAAGGAAGTCCGCTGTTCATGGGCAATGTCGTCCCCGGTTTTCGCGAGGGCGCCATGAAGATGCAGAAGGGCGGCAAGTACGTGATGGAGATCCCGGCGTCCAAGGCCTATGGCGACGCCCCGCCGCCGGGTTCGCAGGTGCCGGCCAATGCCGACCTGACGTTCGATGTCGAACTGATCGATTTCATGAGCGAGGAAGATTTCCAGCGCCGCCTGCAAGCCTTGCAGCAGGTCATGCAGATGCAGCAGGAACGGCAGGGCGGTGCGCCGGGTGGCCAGCCAGGCGGGGCGATGCCGCCCTCGGCGCAGCCGGTTCCGATGCCGCAACCTGCGCCGCCGCCGCAGCAGTAA
- the rpsU gene encoding 30S ribosomal protein S21, with protein sequence MQIIVRENNVDQALRALKKKLQREGVYREMKLRRHFEKPSEKRAREKAAAVRRARKMERKRVERDGGK encoded by the coding sequence ATGCAGATCATCGTTCGCGAAAACAATGTCGACCAGGCTCTGCGCGCGCTCAAGAAGAAGCTGCAGCGTGAAGGTGTTTATCGCGAGATGAAGCTGCGCCGCCATTTCGAAAAGCCGAGCGAGAAGCGCGCCCGTGAAAAGGCCGCTGCCGTCCGCCGCGCCCGCAAGATGGAGCGCAAGCGGGTGGAACGCGACGGGGGCAAGTAA
- the crcB gene encoding fluoride efflux transporter CrcB has product MTMLSPLAATLNVALGGAAGAVLRYQTGRGMTALLGPQAMTAFPWATLAVNVTGSLAMGLLMGWLARNGPDMGQSGDQWRLLIGVGLLGGFTTFSSFSLEMMMLIERGQAWAAMAYALVSVLAGLTGLYLGLIAMRVTA; this is encoded by the coding sequence ATGACCATGCTTTCCCCGCTTGCCGCCACACTCAACGTTGCCCTTGGCGGGGCGGCCGGGGCCGTATTGCGATACCAGACCGGGCGCGGGATGACCGCGCTGCTCGGCCCACAGGCGATGACCGCCTTTCCCTGGGCCACGCTGGCCGTCAACGTCACCGGCAGCCTCGCCATGGGCCTGCTGATGGGCTGGCTGGCGCGCAATGGCCCCGACATGGGTCAGAGCGGCGACCAGTGGCGCCTGCTGATCGGGGTCGGCCTGCTCGGCGGGTTTACCACCTTTTCCAGCTTCAGCCTGGAAATGATGATGCTGATCGAACGCGGGCAGGCCTGGGCGGCGATGGCCTATGCGCTGGTCTCGGTCCTCGCCGGCCTCACCGGGCTCTATCTCGGCCTTATTGCGATGCGGGTGACGGCATGA
- a CDS encoding RluA family pseudouridine synthase, with protein sequence MSESVRQFTIAPDDDGIRLDRWFKRHLPQVGFATVSRWARTGQIRVDGARAKPEDRLEAGQVLRVPPGGEQAERAPRAPRALSEADVEQARAMVLRETPSAIVLNKPPGLATQGGSGTHRHVDGLLDAFVEGDGPRPRLVHRLDKDTSGVLLVARTPGSAAAYSKRFAGRSAKKVYWALVVGVPDVREGTIDAPLAKQPGTGGEKMHVDHENGQPALTRYRVVDSAGKRAAWVELEPFTGRTHQLRVHLAAMGHPIVGDGKYGGQEAFLTGSISRKMHLHARRLVIGEPSDGKGGGGTLDVTADLPEHFAASMEQLGFDEGLSDAAPLRETEVARSREEKKQIARTHAKQYRKARKGERRGRGVPKELKPGAATGAAARPRPAAKGKPPLKSAPKSAPKPGAKAPARSGPKPGPKPAGKPAARPPAKPKPGPKAGPRERR encoded by the coding sequence ATGAGCGAGTCTGTCCGCCAGTTCACCATCGCGCCCGACGATGACGGCATCCGGCTGGACCGCTGGTTCAAGCGGCACCTGCCGCAGGTCGGCTTTGCCACGGTGTCGCGCTGGGCGCGGACCGGCCAGATCCGGGTCGACGGCGCACGGGCCAAGCCGGAAGATCGGCTCGAGGCGGGCCAGGTGCTGCGGGTTCCCCCCGGGGGCGAGCAGGCCGAGCGCGCGCCCCGCGCCCCCCGCGCCCTGAGCGAAGCCGATGTCGAACAGGCCCGCGCGATGGTGCTGCGCGAGACGCCGAGCGCGATCGTGCTCAACAAGCCGCCCGGCCTCGCGACGCAAGGCGGCAGCGGCACCCACCGGCACGTCGACGGCCTGCTCGATGCCTTCGTGGAAGGAGACGGGCCGCGCCCGCGCCTCGTCCACCGGCTTGACAAGGATACCTCGGGGGTCCTGCTGGTGGCCCGCACTCCGGGCAGCGCGGCAGCCTATTCCAAGCGGTTCGCCGGACGCAGTGCGAAGAAGGTCTACTGGGCGCTGGTGGTGGGCGTGCCGGACGTGCGCGAAGGAACCATCGACGCCCCGCTGGCCAAGCAGCCCGGCACCGGCGGCGAGAAGATGCACGTCGATCACGAAAACGGCCAGCCCGCCCTGACCCGCTACCGTGTGGTCGACAGCGCGGGCAAGCGCGCCGCCTGGGTCGAGCTGGAGCCCTTCACCGGCCGCACCCACCAGCTGCGCGTCCACCTGGCCGCGATGGGCCATCCGATTGTCGGTGACGGCAAGTATGGCGGGCAGGAAGCCTTCCTGACCGGCTCGATCAGCCGCAAGATGCACCTCCATGCCCGGCGTCTGGTGATCGGTGAACCCAGTGACGGAAAAGGGGGCGGCGGCACGCTCGACGTGACCGCCGATCTGCCCGAGCATTTCGCTGCCAGCATGGAGCAGCTCGGCTTCGATGAAGGGCTGAGCGATGCCGCGCCGCTGCGCGAAACGGAAGTGGCGCGCAGCCGCGAGGAAAAGAAGCAGATCGCCCGCACCCACGCCAAGCAGTATCGCAAGGCACGCAAGGGCGAGCGGCGCGGTCGCGGTGTACCCAAGGAACTCAAGCCCGGGGCGGCAACCGGCGCAGCGGCCAGGCCGAGACCGGCCGCGAAGGGCAAGCCCCCCCTGAAGTCGGCACCGAAATCTGCCCCGAAACCCGGGGCGAAAGCGCCCGCC